GCTCGGACATCGGCGGGTCGATCCGGGTGCCGGCGGTGTTCTGCGGCATCTACGGCCACCGGCCGAGCGAGACCTTGCTGCCGAGGAGCGGGCAGTTCCCGCTGCCGCCGCTGCCCAACTCGGCGGTGGTGATGGGCGTGCAGGGCCCGCTGGCCCGCAGCGCGGAGGACCTCGAGCTGGCGCTGTCCGTCCTGGCCGGGCCCGAGATCGGCGAGGACGTGGCGTGGAAGGTGGCGCTGCCCGCGGCGCGGCGCGAGCGGCTGGCCGACTTCCGGGTGGCGATCCTCCCCCCGATTCCGTGGCTCGTCGTCGACAGCCAGATCAGCGCGGCCCTGCAGGGTCTGGCAGATCGTCTCGCCAAGCTGGGCGCGGCGGTCAAGGAGGTGCAGCCGGACGGCCTCGGCGACCATCGCGAGTACCACGGCTTCTACCGCACGCTGCTCTCCGCGGTCACCGGCGCGCGGGTGGATGCCGAGACGCGCCGGCAGCGCATCGCCAACCTGCGCGCGGCGGGCGACGATCTCTCGATGGGCGCGGCGCGCGGGCTCGAGGGCTCCGCGGGCGACTATCTGATCTGGAACGGCCGGCGCGAGCAGCACCGCGCGGCGTGGCGGGCGTTCTTCCGCGACTGGGACGTGCTGCTGGCTCCCGCCATCAACGTGCTCGCCTATCCGCACATCGAGCGCGCGTGGCCGGCCGACAACAGCGACCAGACGCTGACCTTCACGATCGACGGCCGGTCGGTGCCGTACCTGCACGGGCTCTGCTATCCCGCGCTCTCGACGGTGCCCGGGCAGCCGGCCACCGCGTTCCCGGTGGGGCGCTCGCGCGAGGGCCTGCCGATCGGCCTGCAGGCGGTCGGGCCCTACCTGGAGGACCTGACTCCGATCCGCTTCGCCGCCCTGCTGGCCCGCGAGATCGGCGGCTTCCGCAAGCCGTCCGGGTACGATCAGTCCTGATGCTGGCGATCGACGGTCACTGCGAGCCGCGCTTCACCGCCGTGCGCGAGGAGTTCTTCCGCAACTTCACCGAGCGCGGCGACGTGGGGGCCGCCGTCTGCGTGTATCAGGACGGCGTCCGCGTGGTCGACTGCTGGGGCGGCCACGCCGATCGCGCGCGGACCCGCGCCTTCGGCGCGGACACGATCGTCAACGTGGCCTCGACCACCAAGGGCATGGTCGCGCTCTGCGCCCACATGCTGGCCGAGCGGGGCAAGCTCGATCTGGACGCGCCGGTGGCGCGCTACTGGCCCGAATTCGCCGCCGCCGGCAAGCAGGACATCCCGGTGCGCTGGCTGCTGAGCCACCGCGCGGGGCTGCCCGCGATCCGCCGGCCCCTGCCCGCCGAGGCCCTGTTCGACTGGCGGGTGATGACCGAGGCGATCGCAGAGACTCCACCCTGGTGGACGCCGGGCCAGCGCCACGGCTACCACGCCATCACGTACGGCTTCCTGGTCGGTGAGGTCATCCGGCGCGTGGACGGCCGGACGGTGGGCGCGTTCCTGCGCGACGAGGTGACCGGCCCGCTGCGCGCCGACTTCTTCATCGGCGTGCCCGCGGCGGCGGACGGTCGCGCCGCCGAGGTCCTGGCGCCTCCGCCGCCGGCCGCGGGCGAGAAGACGCTCTGGGATACGATCCTCGCCGATCCCGACTCGCTCTCCGGTCGCACGTTCCTGAATCCGCCGCGCCCGGACGGGCTGGTCAACACGCGCGCCTGGCGCGCCGCCGAGATCCCGGCGGCCAACGGCCACACCAGCGCGCGCGGGGTGGCGCGCGTGTACGCTGCGCTCGCCCGCGGCGGCGAGATCGACTCGGTGCGTCTGCTCGCCCCGGCCACCATCGACCGCGCGATCGCGGAGCAGTCCAAGGGCCGCGACGAGGTCCTGACCCTGCCCACGCGCTTCGCCAGCGGCTTCATGCTCGGCATGCCCGGCGGCCTCTTCGACTGCGGTCCCGGCCGGCGCACCTTCGGCCATCCCGGCCGCGGCGGCTCCATCGGCTTCGCCGACCCGGACGCGCGCGTCGGCTTCGGCTACGTGACGAATCAGTACCTGACCGACACGCCTCGCCACCCGGACCGCCGCGTCCCGAGCCTGGTGGACGCGGTGTACGCGGCGCTGCCATGAGCCCGGCGTCCACCCTGACCGCGCGCGACTGCCTGCCCCGGGACGCCGAGCGCGCGCTCCTGATCGGGCGCGCCTGGTCACCCGCCGAGGACGGCCCCTGCGTCGTCGCGGTGCGCGGCGACGAGGTGGTGGATCTG
This portion of the Candidatus Methylomirabilota bacterium genome encodes:
- a CDS encoding amidase — translated: MAEVDVFSSATELLAALRTGGTTAAELTELFIRRIERYDGRLNAVVVRDFDRARQQARAADQARARGETRPLLGLPMTLKESINVEGLGTTCGVPEWKGFVSQHDAPAAARTRAAGAVLLGKTNVPPMLADWQSANPVFGRTNNPWDLGRTPGGSSGGSAAAIAAGLSALEVGSDIGGSIRVPAVFCGIYGHRPSETLLPRSGQFPLPPLPNSAVVMGVQGPLARSAEDLELALSVLAGPEIGEDVAWKVALPAARRERLADFRVAILPPIPWLVVDSQISAALQGLADRLAKLGAAVKEVQPDGLGDHREYHGFYRTLLSAVTGARVDAETRRQRIANLRAAGDDLSMGAARGLEGSAGDYLIWNGRREQHRAAWRAFFRDWDVLLAPAINVLAYPHIERAWPADNSDQTLTFTIDGRSVPYLHGLCYPALSTVPGQPATAFPVGRSREGLPIGLQAVGPYLEDLTPIRFAALLAREIGGFRKPSGYDQS
- a CDS encoding serine hydrolase domain-containing protein encodes the protein MLAIDGHCEPRFTAVREEFFRNFTERGDVGAAVCVYQDGVRVVDCWGGHADRARTRAFGADTIVNVASTTKGMVALCAHMLAERGKLDLDAPVARYWPEFAAAGKQDIPVRWLLSHRAGLPAIRRPLPAEALFDWRVMTEAIAETPPWWTPGQRHGYHAITYGFLVGEVIRRVDGRTVGAFLRDEVTGPLRADFFIGVPAAADGRAAEVLAPPPPAAGEKTLWDTILADPDSLSGRTFLNPPRPDGLVNTRAWRAAEIPAANGHTSARGVARVYAALARGGEIDSVRLLAPATIDRAIAEQSKGRDEVLTLPTRFASGFMLGMPGGLFDCGPGRRTFGHPGRGGSIGFADPDARVGFGYVTNQYLTDTPRHPDRRVPSLVDAVYAALP